The genomic window ATGACTTGGAGTGAATTTCGTGAGCTCGCCAAGCAAATGACGAGTGGCGAGGGTGAGGATAAAATTTACGGTGCTTATTTACAGCAATGGCCGCAAACGTGGTATATGTCGGCTGTTCAACAAGGCGCGTCCATTATTGATAAAGACTTGTCGCCGTTTAAGCAAGCTTTAGAAAACCGCATTCAATTAGAACAAGATGAATCGATCATGTCGTGGGCTGAACAAATTTCGACAGGGGCACACTATAATGCTGCTTTTCAAAAAGGAACGACAGCGCTGAGTATCATTGGTGACTGGCACGTGGCGCAGCTTCGACAAGCTGAAGCGGATGGCGACATTGCGTTCGATTGGGATGTTGTGCCAATTCCACATCCGGAAAACGTTGAGCCAAACACGTCGCTCGCCCTTCCAGTAGGGTTAATGATGAATAAAAACTCTGAGCATCAGGACGCAGCGTTTACAGCGTTACAATTTTTTACCGGTAAGGAAGGTGCGGAAATGTTTGCGGAAGACGGATATATTACTGGGTATATCGATGATGATGTGAAAGAAGCCTACCTTGGAGACGGGTCGCAGAAGCCGGAAAATCTTCATTATTTCTTAGAGACGAAAGAATATCCAGAATATCCTATGCTCCCAGGGGTGAAGAACATTGTCGTCCAGCAAATCTACAAGCAGGAAGGTGAACTGGCACTGCTTGGTGAGCAAACGGCTGACGAAGCCATTAAAAACATTGAAGAACGTGTACAAAGTGAATGGGCGAGTAAATCCGAGGAGTAGGGTAGAGCATGATTCATTTCGCTCGGACGGCAGTCTCTGGGTCTTT from Litoribacterium kuwaitense includes these protein-coding regions:
- a CDS encoding extracellular solute-binding protein; the encoded protein is MYEAMKMDDEVLGLPYRKSNWMMYYNKDLFDEKGVDYPSDDMTWSEFRELAKQMTSGEGEDKIYGAYLQQWPQTWYMSAVQQGASIIDKDLSPFKQALENRIQLEQDESIMSWAEQISTGAHYNAAFQKGTTALSIIGDWHVAQLRQAEADGDIAFDWDVVPIPHPENVEPNTSLALPVGLMMNKNSEHQDAAFTALQFFTGKEGAEMFAEDGYITGYIDDDVKEAYLGDGSQKPENLHYFLETKEYPEYPMLPGVKNIVVQQIYKQEGELALLGEQTADEAIKNIEERVQSEWASKSEE